One Micavibrio aeruginosavorus ARL-13 genomic window carries:
- the asnB gene encoding asparagine synthase (glutamine-hydrolyzing) — translation MCGVAGLLYLDKTPVSPVTIKRMTDIISHRGPDGEGQWVEENIGLGHRRLAIIDLSPAGHQPMVSVDHRYVISFNGEIYNFMELRAELEAKGYWFRSKTDTEVLLYAYAEWGVKALERLNGMFAFALWDRKEKTLLLARDRFGVKPIYYARQGNMLAFGSEQKAITAHKEFQRHLNKPALLEYFTFQNIFTDQTLLQDVKILPAGHYAIVDMKKKNPELQLTQYWDFHFSEPENPASDEEYREELDRLFQQAVKRQLMTDVELGCYLSGGMDSGSITAIAAKEYPYIKTFTCGFDLNSASGIELAYDERARAEFMSYKFKTEHYEMVLKAGDMERCMSKLAWHLEEPRVGQSYPNYYAAQLASKFVKVVLSGAGGDELFGGYPWRYYRAVVNDNFMDYTDKYYMFWQRLIPNSQLKQVFAPVWKDVEHVWTRDIFRDVFKNHKNELKTPEDYINHSLYFEAKTFLHGLLVVEDKLSMAHSLESRVPFLDNDLVDFAMRCPVQLKLNNLADVVRINENEAGNKTGKYFEKTKDGKQIVRDVMKKYIPDDIASAEKQGFSAPDASWFKGESIDFVCKRLLNNKAPIYDILDKESIQQMLDEHLTGRQNRRLLVWSLLNVDEWLEKSGLQS, via the coding sequence ATGTGTGGTGTAGCGGGGCTTCTCTATCTCGATAAAACGCCGGTTTCCCCGGTGACCATTAAACGCATGACGGATATTATTTCGCATCGTGGTCCAGATGGAGAGGGACAGTGGGTGGAGGAAAATATTGGTCTCGGCCATCGCCGTTTGGCCATTATTGATCTTTCACCTGCCGGGCACCAACCAATGGTGTCTGTTGATCACCGCTATGTAATTTCGTTTAATGGCGAAATTTACAACTTTATGGAGTTGCGCGCCGAGCTTGAGGCTAAAGGCTATTGGTTTCGTTCGAAAACAGACACCGAAGTGCTTCTTTATGCCTATGCAGAGTGGGGTGTTAAGGCGCTGGAGCGCCTGAATGGTATGTTCGCCTTTGCATTGTGGGATCGCAAAGAGAAGACATTGCTTCTGGCGCGTGATCGTTTTGGTGTTAAGCCCATTTATTACGCGCGCCAGGGCAATATGCTGGCCTTTGGATCGGAACAGAAGGCCATTACAGCACATAAAGAATTTCAACGTCATTTGAATAAGCCCGCATTACTGGAATATTTTACATTCCAGAATATTTTCACCGATCAGACGTTGTTGCAGGACGTCAAAATTCTGCCCGCGGGTCACTACGCCATCGTTGATATGAAGAAAAAGAATCCCGAATTGCAATTGACGCAATACTGGGACTTTCACTTTAGTGAACCGGAAAACCCCGCTAGTGATGAAGAGTATCGAGAGGAATTGGATCGTCTCTTCCAGCAAGCCGTAAAACGTCAATTGATGACCGATGTTGAATTGGGCTGCTATCTCAGTGGTGGCATGGATTCCGGTTCAATCACAGCGATTGCTGCAAAGGAATACCCGTATATTAAAACATTTACCTGCGGGTTTGACTTAAATTCTGCATCTGGGATTGAGCTTGCGTATGATGAGCGAGCACGGGCTGAGTTTATGTCCTATAAATTTAAAACCGAACATTACGAAATGGTTTTAAAGGCTGGTGACATGGAGCGGTGTATGTCAAAACTGGCCTGGCATTTAGAAGAGCCGCGTGTTGGACAAAGCTATCCAAACTATTACGCAGCGCAACTGGCTTCAAAATTCGTAAAAGTCGTTCTAAGTGGTGCTGGCGGTGATGAGCTATTCGGTGGATATCCGTGGCGATATTATCGCGCTGTCGTTAATGACAATTTCATGGACTACACCGATAAATATTACATGTTTTGGCAACGTTTAATTCCTAACAGTCAGCTGAAGCAAGTTTTTGCGCCTGTCTGGAAGGATGTTGAGCATGTCTGGACGCGCGATATTTTTCGTGATGTTTTCAAAAATCATAAAAACGAATTGAAAACGCCGGAAGATTACATCAACCACTCTTTGTATTTCGAGGCGAAAACATTCCTCCACGGCCTCTTGGTTGTTGAGGATAAATTGTCGATGGCCCACTCTTTGGAGAGCAGGGTTCCATTTCTTGATAATGATCTTGTTGATTTTGCTATGCGTTGTCCAGTGCAGTTGAAGTTGAACAATCTTGCTGATGTTGTTCGGATTAACGAAAACGAAGCCGGTAATAAAACGGGCAAATACTTTGAAAAGACCAAAGATGGAAAGCAGATTGTTCGTGACGTAATGAAAAAATATATCCCTGACGACATTGCCAGCGCAGAAAAGCAAGGTTTTTCTGCACCTGACGCAAGTTGGTTTAAAGGAGAAAGTATTGATTTTGTTTGTAAGCGATTGTTGAACAATAAGGCGCCCATTTATGACATTCTCGATAAAGAGAGTATTCAGCAAATGTTGGATGAACATCTGACTGGGCGCCAAAATCGTCGCTTACTTGTTTGGTCGCTGTTGAACGTCGATGAGTGGCTTGAAAAGTCAGGTTTGCAAAGTTAA
- a CDS encoding sulfotransferase family protein, whose amino-acid sequence MKKDPNFIIGGTSAGGTSFLAAVLVQHPEIYLPKQMRPEPHFFYKSWEYEKGYDYYIERWFSDVKEHHVAVGERSSSYMFGAKSVAEKVHKLYPDMKFIFTLRNPIERTWANYRYTVLQGLEDCSFQDALEREQERVSAQQGIWAEIQPHNYTGRGFYGAQISDFYEFFPKENILLVKSEALSSDTQGELGKIYKFLNLKNLSFVPERAPDHTSVNVQNPSLQKQLREYFSDRFDKVIEACRKNEDIESFASDSNDADNIRRLQENMTGNKAAMPKESREYLQKLFSDDMALLKNHVDFDISDWV is encoded by the coding sequence ATGAAAAAAGACCCGAACTTCATTATTGGTGGCACATCAGCAGGGGGAACCAGTTTTCTTGCTGCAGTATTAGTGCAGCATCCGGAAATATATTTGCCGAAGCAAATGCGTCCTGAACCTCACTTTTTTTATAAAAGTTGGGAGTATGAGAAGGGGTATGATTATTATATTGAGCGGTGGTTTTCCGATGTAAAAGAACATCACGTTGCAGTTGGTGAAAGATCTTCATCTTATATGTTTGGTGCAAAATCAGTTGCTGAGAAAGTGCATAAACTTTATCCGGATATGAAGTTTATTTTTACGCTTCGCAATCCGATTGAGCGAACTTGGGCCAATTATAGATACACGGTCTTGCAGGGATTAGAGGATTGCTCTTTTCAGGATGCTTTGGAACGAGAACAAGAAAGAGTCTCTGCTCAGCAGGGAATATGGGCAGAGATACAACCGCATAATTACACGGGGCGCGGCTTTTATGGCGCGCAGATCTCTGATTTTTATGAGTTCTTTCCGAAAGAGAATATTTTGCTTGTGAAGTCTGAAGCGCTTTCATCTGATACTCAGGGCGAACTTGGAAAAATATATAAATTCTTAAATTTAAAAAATTTGTCTTTCGTGCCTGAGCGCGCTCCTGATCATACGAGCGTCAATGTGCAGAATCCGTCCTTGCAAAAACAGCTACGAGAATATTTTTCGGATAGATTCGATAAAGTAATCGAAGCGTGCCGTAAAAATGAAGACATTGAAAGCTTTGCTAGCGATTCAAATGATGCTGACAATATTCGACGGCTTCAGGAAAATATGACTGGCAATAAAGCGGCGATGCCAAAGGAAAGTAGAGAATATTTGCAAAAATTATTTTCCGATGACATGGCTTTGCTTAAAAATCACGTTGATTTCGATATTTCGGACTGGGTGTGA
- a CDS encoding adenylyl-sulfate kinase, with protein MEQGRVFWITGLSGSGKTTLCSALVEHIRNAGESIIMFDGDVLRYVFGMTDGYSREERTKVSLRYSRLVHSIVAQGVDVAIATISMYEDVYAWNRENFDRYVEIYLDVPMDELVRRDPKGIYRRAIAGDLKHVAGMDLVVDRPISPHIHLEWSPNKTVQTMLSEIVNYLEVNNAE; from the coding sequence ATGGAGCAGGGGCGGGTTTTTTGGATTACTGGGTTATCTGGTTCCGGAAAAACAACATTGTGCTCTGCTTTGGTTGAGCACATTCGTAATGCTGGCGAAAGCATCATCATGTTCGATGGGGATGTTTTGCGTTACGTTTTTGGTATGACGGATGGATACAGCCGGGAGGAGCGGACTAAGGTTTCATTGCGCTATTCGCGTTTGGTTCATTCTATCGTTGCGCAAGGGGTTGACGTTGCTATCGCAACTATATCCATGTACGAGGACGTATATGCTTGGAACCGGGAGAATTTCGACCGGTATGTTGAAATTTATCTTGATGTCCCTATGGATGAATTGGTGCGGCGCGACCCTAAGGGAATATACCGCCGTGCTATCGCGGGTGATTTGAAGCATGTTGCTGGAATGGATCTTGTGGTTGATCGTCCCATCTCCCCACATATTCACTTAGAGTGGTCACCTAATAAAACTGTTCAAACTATGTTGTCTGAAATCGTAAATTATCTGGAGGTAAATAATGCTGAATAA
- a CDS encoding class I SAM-dependent methyltransferase: MLNKMKHGDFTGLAQDYSDYRPDYSPAVLRAILSSAQVPVNEIDFVDVGAGTGIWTRMVSAAGVRSSVAVEPNDDMRHQGENHTDNANIKWFKGAGEETGLPDSSADILSMASSFHWVDFDRGTQEFCRVLRPGGVFVAIWNPRYIESNPLLVEIEAHLQTLKGETITRVSSGRSPFTEGLFDKLHGCGRFSDVLYVESRHTIPFSKERYLGAWRSVNDLRVQLGPEKFQNFLSWVEDKISDTDVIEAEYLTRAWIARKPV, translated from the coding sequence ATGCTGAATAAAATGAAACATGGTGATTTTACTGGTCTTGCGCAGGATTATTCCGACTATAGACCGGATTATTCGCCGGCGGTTTTGCGTGCGATATTGTCTTCCGCTCAGGTTCCTGTGAATGAAATTGATTTTGTTGATGTTGGTGCCGGGACCGGAATTTGGACGCGCATGGTTTCGGCTGCTGGGGTTCGATCTTCTGTAGCTGTAGAGCCTAATGATGACATGCGCCACCAAGGTGAAAATCATACGGATAATGCAAATATAAAGTGGTTTAAAGGGGCTGGCGAAGAAACTGGCTTGCCGGATTCAAGTGCGGACATATTGTCCATGGCGTCATCGTTCCACTGGGTTGATTTTGATCGTGGTACGCAGGAATTTTGTCGGGTTTTGCGCCCTGGTGGTGTTTTTGTGGCTATTTGGAATCCGCGTTATATAGAATCTAATCCTTTGCTGGTGGAAATTGAGGCTCATCTTCAAACCTTGAAGGGTGAAACTATTACACGCGTTTCATCAGGGCGGTCTCCCTTCACTGAAGGGTTATTTGACAAGTTGCACGGGTGTGGCCGATTCTCTGATGTTTTGTATGTAGAGTCTCGTCATACAATACCGTTCTCAAAAGAGCGATATTTGGGTGCGTGGCGTTCCGTCAATGATTTGCGCGTGCAATTAGGGCCTGAAAAATTTCAGAACTTCTTGAGCTGGGTGGAAGACAAAATTTCAGACACTGATGTAATTGAAGCGGAATATTTGACCCGGGCATGGATTGCAAGAAAGCCGGTATAA
- a CDS encoding PEP/pyruvate-binding domain-containing protein, protein MKHSYATPVLSTKSKTLESLSGRIATARILPLHYFTVEDWRSGKAAVLKSIRGILGDVPYIVRSSAVNEDSATQSMAGQFESILNVFNDSELDEAVEKVISSYGSDVNLQDEILVQPMLDDVRFSGVAFSHDPSTGAKYKVINFSIGSDTEAVTAGASETGCYVASDQADNIVPYLRPIVSVLDELSGIFSDRPLDVEFAVCGDDSTVYVLQVRPLIMKVDLYNSLEHKELLARIAKKVRSAQQPHPYLHGHSTVFGVMPDWNPAEIIGIRPRPLALTLYKNLVTDSIWAYQRHNYGYRNLRSFPLLVHFAGQPYIDVRLSFNSFIPADIDGYLADQLVDYYINRLIQAPTLHDKVEFEIVFSCYTLDLPERLKVLDAAGFSDKERGMIAESLRSLTNKIIDKDEGLWRVDAQKIEELVVRREKILSSNLDHVSKIYWLLEDCKRYGTLPFAGLARAGFVAVQMLRSLVSVGVFSEDDYNCFMNGLNTVSSQFSRDLSTLDKTSFLSRYGHLRPGTYDILSKRYDESPDEYLGGTVHTGHANSNRKTFSLTLDQMKRVTDLLKEHGLSCDVMSLFDFIKSGVELREYSKFIFTRSLSDAILLFQSWGKQFGFSEDDLSYADIGCVQDLYASADDPREVLARSIQKGRDDYAKTCRLWLPPLITKPDDVFSFFMSESEPNFITQSSVMGAVVGADDISKLSGAIVFISSADPGYDWLFSYPIAGLVTAYGGVNSHMAIRANEMGIPAVIGAGEVLFKRWGAANKIHIDCAGKSVKVIS, encoded by the coding sequence ATGAAACATTCTTACGCTACGCCGGTCTTGTCTACAAAATCAAAGACTCTAGAGTCGCTTTCTGGTCGCATTGCGACTGCAAGGATTTTGCCCTTGCACTACTTTACTGTGGAAGACTGGCGTAGTGGTAAGGCCGCTGTTTTGAAATCTATTCGTGGAATATTGGGCGATGTTCCTTATATTGTACGATCGAGTGCGGTGAATGAAGATTCCGCAACGCAGTCGATGGCCGGTCAGTTCGAATCTATATTGAATGTTTTCAATGATTCCGAACTTGATGAGGCTGTTGAAAAAGTTATTTCTTCATATGGTTCCGATGTGAATCTGCAAGATGAAATTCTTGTTCAGCCTATGCTCGATGATGTTAGATTCTCAGGCGTTGCGTTTTCGCATGACCCGTCGACTGGTGCGAAGTACAAGGTTATAAATTTTTCGATAGGTTCGGATACAGAAGCTGTTACCGCGGGTGCGAGTGAAACGGGATGTTACGTTGCCTCTGATCAGGCGGATAATATTGTTCCGTATTTGCGTCCTATTGTTTCAGTTCTTGATGAATTGAGCGGTATTTTTTCTGATCGGCCTTTGGATGTCGAATTTGCAGTTTGTGGGGATGATAGTACGGTTTATGTCCTGCAAGTTCGTCCTCTGATCATGAAGGTCGACTTATATAATTCATTAGAACATAAAGAGCTATTGGCGCGAATTGCGAAAAAGGTGCGTTCTGCTCAGCAGCCGCATCCTTATCTTCATGGTCACTCAACTGTTTTTGGCGTAATGCCTGATTGGAATCCGGCTGAGATCATTGGTATTCGCCCGCGTCCGCTGGCTCTAACTTTATATAAAAATCTTGTTACTGATTCTATATGGGCATATCAACGCCATAACTATGGCTATAGGAACTTGCGCAGTTTTCCTTTGTTAGTACATTTTGCTGGGCAGCCATATATTGATGTCCGCTTGTCCTTTAACTCGTTTATTCCTGCGGATATTGATGGATATCTTGCGGATCAGCTTGTTGATTATTACATCAATCGCCTTATCCAAGCGCCGACCCTTCACGACAAAGTTGAGTTTGAAATTGTTTTTTCATGCTATACGCTCGACCTTCCGGAAAGATTAAAAGTTTTGGATGCTGCGGGATTTAGCGACAAAGAACGCGGGATGATTGCTGAAAGTCTACGATCACTGACCAATAAGATTATAGACAAAGATGAGGGGCTGTGGCGTGTGGATGCCCAGAAAATAGAAGAGCTTGTTGTTCGCAGAGAAAAAATACTTTCTTCTAATCTTGATCATGTGTCTAAAATTTATTGGCTCTTGGAAGATTGTAAGCGATACGGCACGCTTCCATTTGCGGGACTGGCACGTGCAGGATTTGTTGCTGTTCAAATGCTTCGTTCTTTGGTGTCAGTTGGTGTCTTTAGCGAAGATGACTACAATTGCTTTATGAACGGGCTTAATACAGTTAGCAGCCAGTTTTCGAGAGATTTGTCCACGTTGGATAAAACCAGCTTTTTGTCCAGATATGGCCATTTGCGCCCTGGGACATATGACATCTTGTCTAAACGATATGATGAGTCGCCTGATGAGTATCTTGGTGGAACTGTCCACACTGGCCATGCAAATAGCAACAGAAAGACATTTTCTCTTACGCTAGATCAGATGAAAAGGGTGACTGATCTGTTAAAGGAACATGGCCTTTCCTGCGATGTTATGAGTCTATTTGATTTCATAAAGTCTGGCGTAGAGTTGCGGGAGTACTCAAAATTTATTTTTACGCGCAGTCTTTCGGATGCAATCTTGTTATTCCAAAGTTGGGGTAAGCAGTTTGGTTTCTCGGAAGATGATCTGTCTTATGCGGATATTGGCTGTGTCCAGGATTTGTATGCGAGTGCAGATGATCCAAGAGAGGTTCTTGCGCGGTCTATTCAGAAGGGTAGAGATGATTACGCCAAAACATGTCGCTTGTGGTTGCCGCCATTAATTACCAAACCTGACGATGTTTTCTCATTTTTCATGAGTGAGTCTGAACCCAATTTTATTACACAATCCAGTGTAATGGGCGCTGTTGTTGGTGCCGACGATATTAGCAAGCTTTCGGGGGCGATTGTTTTTATATCCAGTGCTGATCCCGGATATGATTGGCTCTTCTCTTATCCAATAGCGGGTCTAGTTACGGCGTACGGTGGTGTGAATAGCCACATGGCCATTCGTGCGAATGAGATGGGTATTCCGGCCGTTATCGGTGCAGGCGAAGTGCTATTTAAACGATGGGGTGCAGCGAATAAGATTCATATCGATTGTGCCGGTAAGAGCGTCAAGGTTATATCGTAA
- a CDS encoding gamma-glutamyl-gamma-aminobutyrate hydrolase family protein (Members of this family of hydrolases with an active site Cys residue belong to MEROPS family C26.): MKIVAISQRVDLHPDRDEKRDALDSRLPVWVAAAGFLPVPVPNDLLDIGDHILQNWIDDISPEAIILSGGNDIGQVPQRDTTEKCLLNYALSRHLPVLGICRGMQMLNTYGGGTLKPVTGHVGARHHLDGDFKGRIVNSFHTYSIDNLSDSYLVLARSEDGEIEAIRHRTLPWDGWMWHPEREVDFLSAMDMKQFSFLVNDGK, encoded by the coding sequence ATGAAGATTGTCGCTATCAGCCAAAGAGTTGATTTACATCCGGATCGCGATGAAAAAAGAGACGCGCTTGATTCGCGTTTGCCTGTTTGGGTCGCCGCAGCTGGTTTCCTGCCTGTCCCTGTTCCGAATGATCTTCTGGATATAGGAGATCACATTCTACAAAACTGGATAGACGACATTTCTCCCGAAGCAATAATATTAAGCGGGGGCAATGACATTGGCCAAGTGCCGCAACGTGATACAACGGAAAAGTGTCTCCTAAATTATGCCTTGTCTCGTCATCTTCCCGTTTTAGGAATTTGTCGGGGCATGCAGATGTTGAACACCTATGGTGGAGGTACGTTAAAGCCTGTTACAGGACATGTTGGGGCGCGCCATCATTTGGATGGTGATTTTAAAGGTAGAATTGTGAACAGTTTTCATACGTATTCGATTGATAATCTTTCGGATTCTTATCTTGTTCTGGCCCGGTCTGAAGATGGTGAAATTGAAGCTATCCGCCATCGTACCTTACCTTGGGATGGATGGATGTGGCATCCGGAGCGCGAGGTGGACTTTTTGTCTGCAATGGATATGAAACAATTTTCTTTTCTGGTGAATGATGGAAAGTGA
- the cysQ gene encoding 3'(2'),5'-bisphosphate nucleotidase CysQ, producing MMESDLMSAALSATKAGGEKTMQYYKSGLDVTIKNDGSPVTQADQESHKVICKILNETGVPIISEEGKVWADVPPQYWLVDPLDGTKDFIAANDEFTINIALVKEGHPVLGVIYAPALGEIYYASKSQSAWMEIGTEKTQLTERSAPKSLTMFSSRFHESEKSTLFAERYNVNCVVPMGSALKYARLAAGQANIYPRFVGTSEWDTAAGQAILECCGGGIIDLTTGQRMLYGKKNWRNNNFIAFGAESDPGDFMGEIA from the coding sequence ATGATGGAAAGTGATTTAATGTCTGCTGCTCTTTCTGCAACAAAAGCGGGAGGAGAAAAAACCATGCAGTATTATAAATCTGGACTAGATGTCACGATAAAGAATGACGGATCGCCTGTTACACAAGCGGATCAAGAATCCCATAAGGTGATTTGTAAGATTCTTAATGAAACTGGTGTTCCTATTATTTCTGAAGAGGGAAAGGTGTGGGCGGATGTTCCGCCGCAATATTGGTTGGTAGACCCTCTTGATGGAACAAAAGATTTTATAGCGGCGAATGATGAGTTCACTATCAATATTGCACTTGTTAAAGAGGGGCATCCTGTTCTTGGTGTGATTTATGCCCCAGCTTTAGGTGAGATTTATTATGCATCAAAAAGTCAGTCTGCGTGGATGGAAATTGGAACAGAGAAGACGCAATTAACTGAGCGCTCTGCGCCAAAATCTTTAACCATGTTTTCTAGTCGTTTCCATGAGAGTGAAAAGTCAACTCTATTTGCTGAGCGTTACAACGTTAATTGTGTAGTACCAATGGGATCGGCTCTTAAATATGCGCGATTGGCTGCCGGTCAGGCCAACATATACCCTCGATTTGTTGGAACATCGGAATGGGATACCGCTGCAGGGCAGGCCATTTTAGAATGTTGTGGGGGTGGAATAATTGATCTTACTACGGGGCAACGTATGCTCTATGGCAAGAAAAATTGGCGAAATAATAATTTTATAGCATTTGGTGCTGAAAGTGATCCTGGTGATTTTATGGGAGAAATAGCATGA